A single window of Mangifera indica cultivar Alphonso chromosome 18, CATAS_Mindica_2.1, whole genome shotgun sequence DNA harbors:
- the LOC123202299 gene encoding uncharacterized protein LOC123202299: MEEFPLQKVAISGPTLASMIQRFSSFPGDVDGFIFGHVTQITTLSDDTSSSDNSASQITATITSFLCSGSTLSFYDAIGRINIPKVPSHNQNHHLLGWFSGRRQSALRPSMREFSVTNSLTKIPQFKFSIKNSSETLTPCVFVLFTTPLTDQLIHTHQHSAYQFNTSKKSFQPKSLDVVNIGPAFRGHYDNFVPNCALPLMNCSAMDEDSMTAKKERASDKKQLDLCAEGFQIERLRRLMGPEAANFTESLEELYEKMLAKAESLARLVESSSAKVLELENHNRKLRYKISRSAGLE; encoded by the exons ATGGAAGAATTTCCCTTACAAAAGGTAGCAATATCAGGTCCGACACTAGCCTCCATGATCCAACGGTTCTCCTCTTTCCCTGGGGACGTAGATGGTTTCATCTTCGGCCATGTCACTCAAATCACCACGCTCTCCGACGATACATCCTCCTCCGATAATTCCGCCTCCCAAATCACCGCTACTATCACCAGCTTCCTCTGCTCCGGCTCAACTCTCTCCTTCTATGACGCAATCGGCCGAATCAACATACCCAAAGTCCCCTCTCATAACCAAAACCACCACCTCCTCGGCTGGTTCTCCGGCCGCCGCCAATCCGCTCTCCGTCCATCCATGCGTGAATTCTCTGTGACAAATTCTCTCACGAAAATCCCCCAATTTAAGTTCTCAATTAAAAACTCTTCAGAAACCCTAACTCCGTGCGTTTTTGTCCTCTTCACCACTCCCTTAACGGACCAGCTGATCCACACGCACCAGCACAGCGCGTACCAATTCAACACTTCGAAAAAATCTTTCCAACCGAAGTCACTTGACGTTGTTAACATTGGCCCTGCATTTCGAGGGCATTACGATAATTTCGTTCCGAACTGCGCGTTGCCGTTGATGAATTGCTCGGCGATGGATGAGGATAGCATGACTGCGAAGAAGGAAAGGGCGAGTGATAAAAAACAATTGGATTTGTGTGCGGAAGGGTTTCAAATTGAGAGGTTGAGACGGCTGATGGGACCCGAGGCAGCGAATTTTACAGAATCTTTGGAGGAGTTGTATGAGAAAATGTTGGCTAAAGCTGAGAGTTTGGCTCGACTTGTTGAGTCCAGCTCCGCTAAGGTTTTAGAGCTG GAAAATCACAATAGGAAGTTGAGGTACAAGATTTCTAGGTCTGCTGGATTGGAGTAA